In Bradyrhizobium guangxiense, the following are encoded in one genomic region:
- a CDS encoding MFS transporter — MSAVVSAADARRTRVRLLIVTMLFLVTTVNYADRATLSIAGPALSKELHLDPVAMGWIFSAFGWSYVVAQVPGGWLLDRYGSRLVYAFSIIIWSLFTLMQGWVGFLSAGTAVVVLFALRLLVGVAEAPSFPANARIVAAWFPGNERGTASAFFNSGQYFATVIFAPLMGWIAHAYGWRFVFFVMGALGIVMGLVWLKTIYGPKEHPSINEAEFDYIKEGGALVDLDAPKDDLPRARAPEAGSGWDHIRQLLSNRMMLGVYLGQYCINTLTYFFLTWFPVYLVKERGLSILQAGFVATLPALCGFIGGVLGGIISDAILRRTGSLTMARKIPIVGGMLLSMSIIACNYVEGQALVVGFMALAFFGKGIGALGWAVVSDTSPKEAGGVSGGLFNTFGNLSSITTPIVIGYILAATGSFNGALVFVGLNALVAAFAYLVVVGKIERVTLKRSS; from the coding sequence CGAGGAGGACCCGCGTCAGGCTGCTCATCGTGACCATGTTGTTCCTGGTCACCACGGTGAATTATGCCGACCGCGCCACGCTGTCGATTGCAGGCCCCGCGCTCTCCAAGGAGCTGCATCTCGATCCCGTCGCCATGGGCTGGATCTTCTCGGCATTCGGCTGGTCCTATGTCGTGGCGCAGGTGCCGGGCGGCTGGCTGCTCGACCGCTACGGCTCGCGCCTCGTCTATGCCTTCAGCATCATCATCTGGTCGCTGTTCACGTTGATGCAGGGCTGGGTTGGCTTCCTCAGCGCCGGGACCGCCGTCGTCGTGCTGTTCGCGCTGCGCCTACTTGTCGGCGTCGCGGAAGCGCCGTCCTTCCCCGCCAATGCCCGCATCGTCGCGGCGTGGTTTCCGGGCAACGAGCGCGGCACCGCGTCGGCCTTCTTCAATTCGGGGCAGTATTTCGCCACCGTGATCTTCGCGCCGCTGATGGGCTGGATCGCGCACGCCTATGGCTGGCGCTTCGTGTTCTTCGTGATGGGCGCGCTCGGCATCGTCATGGGCCTGGTCTGGCTCAAGACCATCTACGGCCCGAAGGAGCATCCCTCGATCAACGAGGCCGAATTCGACTACATCAAGGAAGGTGGCGCGCTGGTCGATCTCGATGCGCCCAAGGACGATCTGCCCCGCGCGCGTGCGCCCGAGGCCGGCTCCGGCTGGGACCACATCCGCCAGCTGCTCTCCAACCGCATGATGCTCGGCGTCTATCTCGGCCAGTACTGCATCAACACGCTGACCTATTTCTTCCTGACCTGGTTTCCGGTCTATCTCGTCAAGGAGCGCGGCCTGTCGATCCTGCAGGCCGGCTTCGTCGCGACGCTGCCGGCGCTGTGCGGCTTCATCGGCGGCGTGCTCGGCGGCATCATCTCCGATGCGATCCTGCGCCGGACCGGCTCGCTGACCATGGCGCGCAAGATCCCGATCGTCGGCGGCATGCTGCTGTCGATGTCGATCATCGCCTGCAACTATGTCGAGGGACAGGCGCTGGTGGTCGGCTTCATGGCGCTCGCCTTCTTCGGCAAGGGCATCGGCGCGCTCGGCTGGGCGGTCGTCTCCGACACCTCGCCGAAGGAAGCCGGCGGCGTCTCGGGCGGCCTGTTCAACACCTTCGGCAATTTGTCCTCGATCACGACGCCGATCGTGATCGGCTACATCCTCGCCGCGACCGGCTCCTTCAACGGGGCGCTGGTGTTCGTCGGCCTCAACGCGCTGGTGGCGGCATTCGCCTATCTCGTCGTCGTCGGCAAGATCGAGCGGGTGACGCTCAAACGTTCCTCCTGA
- a CDS encoding LysR substrate-binding domain-containing protein, producing MFDLNQLRCFVTVAEELHFGRAAVRLNMTQPPLSRQIQVLEHIIDAPLLERTSRSVRLTPAGRSFLPEARRILKLAESASQVARRIALGKTGSLKIGFTAAAAYGFLPELVAACRARLPEVDFSLKEMVSGDQFEALTSGQIDAGLLRPPIARPELASRRVVAEPLLAAIPKKHPLANADSITIKDFDDQPFVMYSPYESRYFHDLLVALFTRADVLPRYVQHLSQIHSILAMVRAGLGLAIVPAAAASLKISDVRLRPLKLRTRVPVELFMVWRREDENPLLSALVKIAGELSSAEVAED from the coding sequence ATGTTCGACCTCAACCAGCTCCGCTGTTTCGTCACAGTGGCGGAGGAATTGCATTTCGGCCGCGCCGCTGTGCGGCTGAACATGACACAGCCGCCGCTATCCCGGCAGATCCAGGTGCTCGAGCACATCATCGATGCCCCGCTGTTGGAGCGCACCAGCCGCTCGGTCCGGCTCACTCCTGCCGGGCGCAGCTTCCTGCCGGAGGCGCGCCGCATCCTCAAGCTTGCCGAAAGCGCTTCGCAGGTCGCCCGCCGCATCGCGCTCGGCAAGACCGGCTCGCTGAAGATCGGTTTCACCGCGGCCGCGGCCTATGGCTTCCTGCCCGAGCTCGTCGCCGCCTGTCGCGCCAGGCTGCCCGAGGTGGACTTCTCGCTGAAGGAGATGGTGTCGGGCGATCAGTTCGAGGCGCTGACCTCGGGCCAGATCGACGCCGGCCTGCTCAGGCCGCCAATCGCGCGCCCCGAGCTCGCCAGCCGCCGCGTCGTCGCCGAGCCCCTGCTCGCCGCGATCCCGAAGAAGCATCCGCTCGCCAATGCCGACAGCATCACCATCAAGGATTTCGACGACCAGCCCTTCGTGATGTATTCGCCCTATGAGAGCCGCTACTTCCACGACCTGCTGGTGGCGCTGTTCACCCGCGCCGACGTGCTGCCGCGCTACGTCCAGCACCTCAGCCAGATCCACTCGATCCTCGCCATGGTGCGCGCCGGCCTCGGCCTTGCCATCGTGCCGGCGGCGGCTGCGAGCCTGAAGATTTCCGACGTGCGGCTGCGGCCCCTGAAGCTGCGCACGCGCGTTCCCGTCGAGCTGTTCATGGTCTGGCGCCGCGAGGACGAGAATCCGCTGCTGTCGGCGCTGGTCAAAATCGCCGGTGAATTGTCCTCCGCGGAGGTGGCGGAAGATTGA
- the kdgD gene encoding 5-dehydro-4-deoxyglucarate dehydratase, giving the protein MSKMTPQEMAQKIGSGLLSFPVTPFKADYSFDEATYRANMDWLCGYEVAGLFAAGGTGEFFSLTPTEVPEVVKVAVEETKGRVPVLAGTGYGTAIAREIAIGAEKAGADGLLLLPPYLTHSEQDGLAAHVEAICAAVKIGVIVYNRDNAILQPDTLARLAERCPNLVGYKDGIGDIELMTRVYTKLGDRLTYVGGLPTAETFALPYLDMGVTTYSSAVFNFVPEFATNFYTAVRKRDHATIQAGLKNFILPLIAIRNRKKGYAVSIIKAGMKVIGRDSGPVRPPLTDLTEQEIAELTALVEKLPAARSSQQAAE; this is encoded by the coding sequence GTGAGCAAGATGACCCCGCAGGAAATGGCCCAGAAGATCGGATCGGGCCTCCTGTCCTTCCCCGTCACGCCGTTCAAGGCTGACTACTCCTTCGACGAGGCGACCTACCGCGCCAACATGGACTGGCTGTGCGGCTACGAGGTTGCCGGCCTGTTCGCCGCCGGCGGCACCGGCGAGTTCTTCTCGCTAACGCCAACCGAGGTTCCTGAAGTCGTCAAGGTCGCGGTCGAGGAGACCAAGGGTCGCGTGCCCGTGCTCGCCGGCACCGGCTACGGCACCGCGATCGCCCGCGAGATCGCGATCGGTGCGGAAAAGGCCGGCGCCGACGGTCTCCTGCTGCTGCCGCCCTATCTCACCCATTCCGAGCAGGATGGCCTTGCCGCCCATGTCGAGGCGATCTGCGCCGCCGTGAAGATCGGCGTCATCGTCTACAACCGCGATAACGCGATCCTGCAGCCCGATACGCTGGCCCGCCTTGCCGAACGCTGCCCGAACCTCGTCGGCTACAAGGACGGCATCGGCGACATCGAGCTGATGACCCGCGTCTACACCAAGCTCGGCGATCGCCTCACCTATGTCGGCGGCCTGCCGACCGCGGAGACCTTCGCGCTGCCCTATCTCGACATGGGCGTGACCACCTATTCGTCGGCCGTGTTCAATTTCGTGCCGGAGTTCGCGACCAATTTCTACACGGCCGTACGCAAGCGTGACCACGCCACCATCCAGGCCGGCCTGAAGAATTTCATCCTGCCGCTGATCGCGATCCGCAACCGCAAGAAAGGTTATGCGGTCTCGATCATCAAGGCTGGCATGAAGGTGATCGGCCGCGACTCCGGTCCGGTCCGTCCGCCGCTCACCGACCTCACCGAGCAGGAGATCGCGGAGCTGACCGCTCTCGTCGAGAAGCTTCCCGCCGCACGATCGTCACAACAGGCTGCAGAATAG
- the gudD gene encoding glucarate dehydratase — translation MAQTEISGAPVVTAMQVIPVAGRDSMLLNLSGAHAPFFTRNIVILTDNAGHTGVGEVPGGQKIWQTLQDARDLVIGKTVGAMNNILADVRTAFADRDAGGRGKQTFDLRVMIHAVTAIESALLDLLGQHLGLPVAALLGEGQQRNSVETLGYLFFVGDRRKSKLDYVTGETGKPEWFNLRHQEAMTPETIVRLAEATHDHYGFVDFKLKGGVLRGEQEIEAVTAIAKRFPSARVTLDPNGAWSLDEAISLCKGMHGILAYAEDPCGAEAGFSGREIMAEFRRATGLPTATNMIATDWRQLSHALRLGAVDIPLADPHFWTMQGSVRVAQTCRDNGLTWGSHSNNHFDISLAMFTHVGAAAPGKATAIDTHWIWQDGQALTREPLQIKGGKIAVPDRPGLGIEIDRAAIDAAHDLYKQHGLGARDDAIAMQELIPGWTFDDKRPCLVR, via the coding sequence ATGGCCCAGACTGAGATCTCTGGCGCACCGGTCGTCACGGCGATGCAGGTGATCCCGGTTGCGGGCCGCGACAGCATGCTCCTCAACCTCAGCGGCGCGCACGCGCCGTTCTTCACCCGCAACATCGTCATCCTCACCGACAATGCCGGCCACACTGGCGTTGGCGAGGTGCCGGGCGGGCAGAAGATCTGGCAGACGCTGCAGGACGCGCGCGACCTCGTGATCGGCAAAACCGTCGGCGCGATGAACAACATCCTCGCCGACGTTCGCACCGCCTTCGCCGACCGCGATGCCGGCGGCCGCGGCAAGCAGACCTTCGATCTCCGCGTCATGATCCACGCGGTCACGGCGATCGAATCCGCGCTGCTCGACCTGCTCGGCCAGCATCTGGGCCTGCCGGTCGCAGCCCTGCTCGGCGAGGGCCAGCAGCGCAACAGCGTCGAGACGCTCGGCTACCTCTTCTTCGTCGGCGACCGGCGCAAGAGCAAGCTCGACTACGTCACGGGCGAAACTGGCAAGCCTGAGTGGTTCAACCTCCGCCATCAGGAGGCGATGACCCCGGAGACCATTGTCCGGCTCGCCGAAGCCACCCACGACCATTACGGCTTCGTCGACTTCAAGCTGAAAGGCGGCGTGCTGCGCGGCGAGCAGGAGATCGAGGCGGTCACGGCCATCGCAAAGCGCTTCCCGAGCGCACGGGTGACGCTCGACCCCAACGGCGCCTGGTCGCTGGACGAGGCGATCAGCCTCTGCAAGGGCATGCACGGCATCCTCGCCTATGCCGAGGACCCCTGCGGCGCCGAGGCCGGCTTCTCCGGCCGCGAGATCATGGCCGAGTTCCGCCGCGCCACGGGGCTGCCGACCGCGACCAACATGATCGCGACCGACTGGCGGCAGCTTTCCCATGCGCTGCGCTTGGGCGCGGTGGACATTCCACTGGCTGATCCCCATTTCTGGACCATGCAAGGCTCGGTGCGCGTCGCCCAGACCTGCCGCGACAACGGCCTGACCTGGGGCTCGCACTCCAACAACCATTTCGACATTTCGCTGGCGATGTTCACCCATGTCGGAGCCGCCGCCCCCGGCAAGGCCACCGCGATCGACACCCACTGGATCTGGCAGGACGGCCAGGCGCTGACCAGGGAGCCGCTCCAGATCAAGGGCGGCAAGATTGCGGTCCCGGACCGGCCGGGCCTGGGTATCGAAATCGACAGGGCCGCTATCGACGCGGCGCATGACCTCTACAAGCAGCATGGACTTGGCGCCCGGGATGACGCTATTGCCATGCAGGAGCTGATCCCAGGCTGGACCTTCGACGACAAGCGTCCCTGCCTCGTGCGTTAA
- a CDS encoding aldehyde dehydrogenase family protein, translating into MTAILKNFIGGEWVDGSGVTRNINPSNTNDVVGEYAKADKAQTEKAIAAAKAAFPAWSQSTPQARFDALNKVSLEILARKEELGRLLAREEGKTLPEGIGEVARAGQIFAFFAGEALRLIGEKGASVRPGLDVELTREPVGVVGMITPWNFPIAIPAWKIAPALCYGNTVVFKPAELVPGSGHALAEIIPRSGIPAGVFNLVVGSGSVVGQTLLDHPDVAAISFTGSVQTGRKIAQACVLSNPMKKFQLEMGGKNPLVVLDDADLKTAVEVAVNGAYFSTGQRCTASSRLIVTEGIHDRFVAAMAERLNSLSVDDALKAGVHIGPVVDQSQLDQDLRYIKIGQDEGAKLAFGGELLKRENPGHYLQPALFTEANNNMRIAREEIFGPVAAVIRAKNYEEALAISNDTEFGLASGICTTSLKYASHYKRNSESGMVMVNLPTAGVDYHVPFGGRKGSSYGAREQGSYAREFYTTVKTAYTFPG; encoded by the coding sequence ATGACTGCGATCCTGAAGAACTTCATCGGCGGCGAATGGGTCGACGGCTCCGGCGTCACCAGGAACATCAACCCCTCCAACACCAACGACGTCGTCGGCGAATACGCCAAGGCCGACAAGGCGCAGACCGAGAAGGCCATCGCCGCCGCCAAGGCCGCCTTCCCGGCCTGGTCGCAGTCGACGCCGCAGGCGCGCTTCGACGCACTGAACAAGGTTTCGCTCGAGATCCTCGCCCGCAAGGAAGAGCTCGGCCGCCTGCTCGCGCGCGAGGAAGGCAAGACCCTGCCCGAGGGCATCGGCGAGGTCGCCCGCGCCGGCCAGATTTTTGCGTTCTTCGCCGGCGAGGCGCTGCGCCTGATCGGCGAGAAGGGTGCCTCCGTCCGTCCCGGCCTCGACGTCGAGCTCACCCGTGAGCCGGTCGGCGTCGTCGGCATGATCACGCCCTGGAATTTCCCGATCGCGATTCCCGCCTGGAAGATCGCGCCGGCGCTCTGCTACGGCAACACGGTGGTGTTCAAGCCGGCCGAGCTGGTGCCGGGCTCGGGCCACGCGCTCGCCGAAATCATCCCCCGCTCCGGCATTCCCGCCGGCGTGTTCAACCTCGTGGTCGGCTCCGGCTCGGTGGTCGGCCAGACTCTGCTCGATCACCCGGACGTGGCCGCGATCTCCTTCACCGGCTCGGTGCAGACAGGGCGCAAGATCGCGCAGGCCTGCGTGCTCTCAAATCCCATGAAGAAGTTCCAGCTCGAGATGGGCGGCAAGAATCCGCTGGTCGTGCTCGACGACGCGGACCTGAAGACCGCCGTCGAGGTCGCCGTCAACGGCGCCTATTTCTCGACCGGCCAGCGCTGCACCGCATCGTCCCGCCTGATCGTCACCGAGGGCATCCATGACCGCTTCGTCGCGGCAATGGCCGAGCGCCTGAACAGCCTGTCGGTCGACGACGCGCTCAAGGCCGGCGTGCATATCGGCCCCGTGGTCGACCAGAGCCAGCTCGACCAGGACCTGCGCTACATCAAGATCGGCCAGGACGAGGGCGCCAAGCTCGCCTTCGGCGGCGAGCTGCTCAAGCGCGAGAACCCCGGCCATTATTTGCAGCCGGCGCTGTTCACCGAGGCCAACAACAACATGCGCATCGCGCGCGAGGAAATTTTCGGCCCCGTCGCCGCCGTCATCCGCGCCAAGAACTACGAGGAGGCGCTGGCGATCTCCAACGACACCGAGTTCGGCCTCGCCTCCGGCATCTGCACCACCAGCCTGAAATACGCCTCGCACTACAAGCGCAACAGCGAGTCCGGCATGGTGATGGTCAATTTGCCGACCGCCGGCGTCGACTATCACGTGCCGTTCGGCGGCCGGAAGGGCTCGAGCTACGGCGCCCGCGAGCAGGGCTCCTACGCACGCGAGTTCTACACCACGGTGAAGACGGCCTATACGTTCCCGGGCTGA
- the garD gene encoding galactarate dehydratase, whose protein sequence is MDQDVAAKEQPRYIKLNERDNVAIVVNDFGLPAGSRFACGLTLRAFVPQGHKTALVDIAEGAPIIRYGEIIGYALSPILAGEWVDEARIRMPEAPALDKLEISTAVPAPLPPLEGFTFEGYRNPDGSVGTKNILGISSSVQCVKGTMEYAVKRIRTELLPKYPNVDDVVPLTHAYGCGVAITAPDAVVPIRTLQNLALNPNFGGEILVVGLGCEKLAPERLVPEGVNDAIVRMQDEAFDGFGAIVEAIMTQAEARLKVLNTRKREICPASDLVIGLQCGGSDAFSGVTANPAVGFAADLLVRAGATVMFSEVTEVRDAIQLLTRRAINEDVGRALVREMAWYDSYLARGGADRSANTTPGNKKGGLANIVEKSLGSIVKSGSSAITGVLSPGEKATQKGMLFAATPASDFICGTLQLASGMTLQVFTTGRGTPYGLAAAPVIKVATRSELARRWKDLIDFDSGSIATGEKTIEECGWDLFRLILDVASGRTKPWSDRWGIHNDLTLFNPAPVT, encoded by the coding sequence ATGGACCAGGACGTCGCAGCGAAAGAGCAGCCCCGTTACATCAAGCTCAACGAGCGCGACAATGTCGCGATCGTGGTCAATGATTTCGGGCTTCCCGCCGGCTCCCGCTTCGCCTGCGGTCTGACGTTGCGCGCCTTCGTGCCGCAGGGGCACAAGACGGCTTTGGTCGACATCGCGGAAGGCGCACCGATCATCCGCTACGGCGAGATCATCGGCTATGCGCTGTCGCCGATCCTGGCCGGCGAATGGGTGGACGAGGCGCGCATCCGCATGCCGGAGGCCCCTGCCCTCGACAAGCTCGAGATCTCCACCGCCGTCCCCGCCCCGCTGCCGCCGCTCGAAGGCTTCACCTTCGAAGGCTATCGCAATCCGGACGGCTCGGTCGGCACCAAGAACATCCTCGGCATCTCCTCCTCCGTGCAATGCGTCAAGGGCACGATGGAATATGCGGTCAAGCGCATCCGCACCGAGCTGCTGCCGAAATACCCTAACGTCGACGACGTCGTGCCGCTGACCCATGCCTATGGCTGCGGCGTCGCCATCACCGCGCCCGACGCGGTGGTGCCGATCCGCACGCTGCAGAACCTCGCGCTCAACCCGAATTTCGGCGGCGAGATCCTGGTCGTCGGCCTCGGCTGCGAGAAGCTCGCGCCCGAACGGCTGGTGCCGGAGGGCGTGAACGATGCCATCGTGCGCATGCAGGACGAGGCTTTCGACGGCTTCGGCGCGATCGTCGAGGCGATCATGACCCAGGCCGAGGCCCGCCTGAAGGTGCTCAACACCCGCAAGCGCGAGATCTGTCCGGCGTCCGATCTCGTCATCGGCCTGCAATGCGGCGGCAGCGACGCCTTCTCCGGCGTCACCGCGAACCCAGCCGTCGGCTTCGCCGCCGATCTCCTGGTGCGCGCCGGCGCCACCGTGATGTTCTCGGAAGTGACGGAAGTGCGCGACGCCATCCAGCTGCTCACCCGCCGCGCGATCAACGAGGATGTCGGCCGTGCGCTGGTGCGCGAAATGGCCTGGTACGATTCCTATCTCGCCCGCGGCGGCGCCGACCGCAGCGCCAACACCACGCCCGGCAACAAGAAGGGCGGCCTCGCCAACATCGTCGAGAAATCATTGGGCTCCATCGTGAAGTCCGGCTCCTCCGCCATCACCGGCGTGCTGTCGCCCGGCGAGAAGGCGACGCAGAAGGGCATGCTGTTCGCGGCAACGCCCGCGTCCGACTTCATCTGCGGCACGCTGCAGCTCGCCTCCGGCATGACCTTGCAGGTGTTCACCACCGGCCGCGGCACGCCCTACGGGCTTGCGGCGGCGCCCGTGATCAAGGTCGCGACACGCAGCGAGCTCGCGCGGCGATGGAAGGACCTGATCGACTTCGATTCAGGCAGCATCGCCACCGGCGAGAAGACCATCGAGGAATGCGGCTGGGACCTGTTCCGCCTCATCCTCGACGTCGCCTCCGGCCGCACCAAGCCATGGTCGGACCGCTGGGGCATCCACAACGATCTCACCCTGTTCAATCCGGCGCCGGTGACCTGA
- a CDS encoding MipA/OmpV family protein → MTHLDEAALRLTVNARLTTAFLAALGAITAIPQSASAQTAFTLPAPPFELPMLPSPSGNWTVMVGIGGEYTPDFVGSKNGKFLPIPIFTIRRAGSIDQFRGPRDSASVALLDVGNFRAGPAFKFVSSRKSDKYAELTGLGDVKAAYELGGFVEYYPVDWLRLRSELRQGVGGHTGTVADISADVIVPLIQRLTISAGPRFTWKSTKATAPYFGVDAAQALASGLPMYDAKGGAHSVGFGSQISYRINPQWEVHAYVEYEKLLGDAADSPLVKLRGSSNQTTIGLGASYSFDFRIR, encoded by the coding sequence ATGACGCATCTCGACGAAGCCGCTCTCCGCCTCACGGTGAATGCACGGCTGACGACCGCCTTCCTTGCCGCACTCGGCGCAATCACCGCGATCCCTCAGTCAGCGTCGGCGCAGACCGCGTTCACGCTGCCGGCGCCGCCATTCGAGCTGCCGATGCTGCCGTCGCCGTCGGGAAACTGGACGGTCATGGTCGGCATCGGCGGTGAGTACACGCCTGACTTCGTCGGATCGAAGAACGGCAAGTTCCTTCCGATCCCGATCTTCACCATCCGTCGTGCCGGATCGATCGACCAGTTTCGCGGGCCGCGCGACAGCGCCAGCGTCGCGCTGCTCGACGTCGGAAATTTTCGCGCGGGTCCTGCATTCAAGTTTGTCTCGTCGCGCAAGAGCGACAAATATGCCGAGCTGACCGGTCTCGGCGACGTCAAGGCTGCGTATGAGCTGGGCGGCTTCGTCGAGTATTATCCGGTCGACTGGCTGCGCCTGCGTAGCGAATTGCGCCAGGGCGTGGGTGGTCACACCGGGACGGTGGCCGACATCTCCGCCGACGTCATCGTGCCGCTGATCCAGAGGCTCACGATCTCCGCCGGCCCGCGCTTTACGTGGAAGAGCACCAAGGCGACCGCGCCGTATTTCGGCGTCGATGCCGCGCAGGCGCTGGCGTCGGGGCTGCCGATGTACGATGCCAAAGGCGGCGCGCACTCGGTCGGCTTCGGCAGCCAGATCTCCTATCGCATCAATCCGCAGTGGGAGGTCCATGCCTATGTCGAATACGAGAAGCTGCTGGGCGATGCCGCGGACAGCCCGCTGGTGAAGCTGCGGGGATCGTCGAACCAGACGACGATCGGCCTCGGCGCGTCCTATTCGTTCGATTTCAGGATTCGATGA
- a CDS encoding response regulator transcription factor: MRSLVIEDEPQIGAYVSRLLGQLHGIVDLVGSIADARQALDNFKYDLAIVDRMLPDGDALQVVTALSQSPERPAIIMLTSKDAKEDVVDGLNSGADDYLGKPFEPQELIARVRAVLRRPRLLAPSVLSLGNVELHLGSNEAVVADTRILLRRREALILGALLMRRDRLITRAALIEEIYGFDDEIESNTLEAQVSRLRKKLAELGGDVEIRSMRGIGYILRLATPR; encoded by the coding sequence GTGCGCTCCCTCGTGATCGAAGACGAACCGCAGATCGGCGCCTATGTCAGCCGCCTGCTCGGGCAATTGCACGGGATCGTCGACCTCGTCGGCTCGATCGCCGATGCCCGCCAGGCGCTGGACAACTTCAAATATGATCTCGCGATCGTCGATCGCATGCTGCCAGACGGCGATGCACTCCAGGTGGTCACGGCGCTGAGCCAATCGCCGGAGCGCCCAGCGATCATCATGCTGACCTCCAAGGACGCCAAGGAGGATGTCGTCGATGGCCTCAACAGCGGCGCCGACGATTATCTCGGCAAGCCGTTCGAGCCGCAGGAATTGATCGCACGCGTGCGCGCCGTGCTGCGGCGGCCCCGCCTGCTCGCGCCTTCAGTGCTGTCGCTCGGTAATGTCGAGCTGCACCTCGGCAGCAACGAGGCGGTGGTTGCCGACACCAGGATCCTGCTGCGGCGGCGCGAGGCCCTGATCTTAGGGGCGCTGCTGATGCGGCGGGACCGCCTCATCACCCGCGCCGCCCTGATCGAGGAGATCTACGGCTTCGACGACGAGATCGAATCCAACACGCTCGAAGCGCAGGTGTCGCGCCTGCGCAAGAAACTGGCCGAGCTCGGCGGCGACGTCGAGATCCGCAGCATGCGGGGCATCGGTTACATCCTGCGGCTGGCAACGCCGCGATGA
- a CDS encoding sensor histidine kinase, producing MTSIARTFAISLGIAATTIFLTMLGIFIWRYPTEEREFRSCQVVAAVLDRATVIEGQRLTVRSTPALEELKADSPNLWYVVSAGDLLSEYGSEHRPALPFVFPYHGPVGSSVFSTLDQNSTFCLSAVQRGSLRLAMMVGEPQVRFARIARTFLLRRVYSIALVALAFAATVAIGSALAARFVSRGIERGARRALAIDPSAPQGLISLSEVPSELKPLVEALNRAFGEIDAYIRMQRRFLGNAAHQLRTPLTLLRAKVEDVSEPALKAELVRDIRRLTSLVSAMLDLARLQNHAIEKRPIDLGEIARDVLADFGPSALDAGIELALEQAEQAPFMVQGVDAAVRSALANLVGNALIHARGARRITATLSGDGISIHDDGAGLPHGGEHGLPEPFQTGNTAGDGAGLGLSIVREIMTAHDGELIIASAPGRGTTMSLHFPPATAPARSPQFDLQEH from the coding sequence ATGACGTCGATCGCCCGGACCTTCGCGATCTCGCTCGGCATCGCCGCGACGACGATCTTCCTGACCATGCTCGGCATCTTCATCTGGCGGTATCCGACCGAGGAACGCGAGTTCAGGTCCTGTCAGGTCGTGGCTGCCGTTCTCGATCGCGCGACGGTCATCGAAGGGCAAAGACTGACGGTACGTTCGACTCCTGCCCTTGAGGAATTGAAGGCGGACAGCCCAAACCTCTGGTACGTCGTGTCCGCGGGCGACCTGCTCAGCGAATACGGCAGCGAACATCGGCCTGCGCTCCCCTTCGTATTCCCCTACCACGGGCCCGTCGGCTCGTCCGTCTTCAGCACGCTCGATCAGAACAGCACTTTCTGTCTCTCCGCTGTACAACGGGGCTCGTTGCGGCTCGCGATGATGGTCGGCGAGCCTCAGGTTCGCTTTGCCCGGATTGCAAGGACGTTTCTCCTCCGCAGGGTCTATTCGATCGCCCTGGTGGCGCTGGCCTTTGCCGCGACCGTCGCGATCGGCTCGGCGCTTGCCGCACGTTTCGTCTCACGCGGGATCGAGCGGGGCGCGCGTCGCGCCCTCGCGATCGATCCCTCGGCCCCGCAAGGATTGATATCGCTGTCCGAAGTCCCCTCCGAGCTGAAGCCGCTGGTCGAGGCGCTGAACCGCGCCTTCGGCGAGATCGACGCCTATATCAGGATGCAGCGCCGCTTTCTCGGCAACGCCGCCCATCAGCTCCGCACGCCGCTAACCCTGCTCCGCGCGAAGGTCGAGGACGTGTCCGAGCCGGCCCTCAAGGCCGAATTGGTCCGCGATATCCGCCGCCTGACGTCGCTGGTCTCCGCCATGCTCGATCTGGCGCGGCTGCAGAACCATGCGATTGAGAAGCGGCCGATCGATCTCGGCGAAATAGCCCGTGACGTGCTGGCGGATTTCGGCCCCTCGGCGCTCGATGCCGGCATCGAGCTCGCGCTGGAGCAGGCCGAGCAAGCTCCATTCATGGTGCAAGGCGTGGATGCGGCGGTTCGCAGTGCTCTCGCCAATCTCGTCGGCAATGCGCTCATTCACGCCCGCGGCGCGCGACGCATCACCGCGACCCTGAGCGGCGACGGCATCTCAATTCACGATGACGGCGCAGGCCTGCCCCATGGCGGCGAACACGGGCTCCCCGAGCCGTTCCAGACCGGCAACACCGCCGGCGACGGCGCGGGCCTCGGCCTGTCGATCGTCCGCGAGATCATGACCGCCCATGACGGCGAATTGATCATCGCCTCTGCGCCCGGCCGTGGCACGACGATGAGCCTGCACTTTCCCCCCGCCACCGCGCCGGCGAGATCTCCGCAGTTCGATCTGCAAGAGCATTAA